The Akkermansiaceae bacterium genome has a window encoding:
- a CDS encoding glycoside hydrolase family 88 protein, producing MKKQVTPMLAAILLTAGVSAQEDALFSADLTPAAILKVTNAAAKWQLDHPAKHPLWHWTHGALWTGVMAHAHTTGDETYYRTLADMGAKTGFKLGPRPGFSDDHAVGQAYLWLYMRDELPQQIAHTRQTMDDFINRPHDEPLEWKNKIYLREPAWCDSLYMSPPTLAMLYAATGEKRYLDAMDMLWWRTTDYLFDKESKLYWRDQNYFDRKEKNGEKVFWARGNGWVFAGICNLLKHIPHDYPSRPRYLALFKEMAAKLKDIQQPDGSWHAALLDPDTYPAPESSGTAFYIYGMAWGINNGLLPEADYLPVCTKGWQRLVRNVHADGKLGFVQAIGKDPKAVTKDETDVYGVGGFLLVGHELHKMALTKGAKTHDFHIGNPSSLTRRNQVVSLKWADVKKHLPAATAQNTAVMDRVSGYFLPVQNFDDSLLVQVSLMPGESRKFTLFVLENGQPAHFPSRLHARFVPERLDDFAWENDRMAFRMYGPALVAEDGRGGIDVWTKRVRYPIVDKWYKAGPTQYHTDHGEGMDAYKVGQTLGCGGLGYLDKQGKLIPSPVFATSKVITKGPLRLKFILTYPPLAVDGAKVTETRTVTMDAGSHFLHVTSSFKTEGDSAGIRPVTGLYVHDKKSLAYTGDEEAQSIFQTNHAIAAWEPLGNPEENHGFIGTSIVSTLPDLTTNLVWDEKHPLVPLARDLTNPVSWYAGTSWSQVDAPRKIDFENRVLRFIHENITAPLNIEL from the coding sequence ATGAAAAAGCAAGTCACCCCGATGCTCGCCGCCATTCTCCTGACGGCTGGTGTCTCCGCCCAGGAGGACGCCCTATTTTCCGCAGACCTCACACCCGCTGCCATTCTCAAGGTCACCAATGCCGCAGCAAAGTGGCAGTTGGACCACCCTGCAAAACATCCGCTCTGGCACTGGACGCACGGCGCGCTCTGGACCGGCGTCATGGCGCACGCCCACACCACGGGGGATGAAACCTACTACCGGACACTTGCCGACATGGGGGCGAAAACCGGGTTCAAGCTCGGCCCCCGACCCGGCTTCTCGGACGATCACGCCGTTGGACAAGCCTACCTCTGGCTCTATATGCGCGATGAACTGCCGCAGCAGATCGCCCACACGCGCCAGACGATGGACGACTTTATCAATCGCCCGCACGACGAACCCCTGGAGTGGAAAAACAAAATCTACCTGCGTGAGCCGGCATGGTGCGACTCACTCTACATGAGCCCCCCCACCCTGGCCATGCTCTACGCCGCCACCGGAGAAAAACGCTACCTGGACGCGATGGACATGCTCTGGTGGCGCACCACGGATTACCTGTTCGACAAAGAAAGCAAGCTCTACTGGCGCGACCAGAACTACTTTGACCGCAAGGAAAAGAACGGCGAAAAAGTCTTCTGGGCACGCGGCAACGGCTGGGTCTTCGCCGGCATCTGCAACCTCCTCAAACACATACCGCACGATTACCCGTCACGGCCACGCTACCTTGCCCTTTTCAAAGAAATGGCGGCCAAACTCAAGGACATCCAACAGCCCGACGGCTCGTGGCACGCCGCATTGTTAGACCCCGACACCTATCCCGCCCCGGAATCCAGCGGCACCGCGTTTTACATCTACGGCATGGCATGGGGTATCAACAACGGCCTGCTGCCCGAGGCCGACTACCTGCCCGTCTGCACCAAGGGCTGGCAGCGCCTGGTCCGTAATGTGCATGCGGATGGCAAGCTGGGGTTCGTCCAGGCCATCGGCAAGGACCCCAAGGCGGTGACCAAGGATGAAACGGATGTCTATGGCGTGGGCGGATTTCTGTTAGTCGGTCACGAGCTTCATAAAATGGCGCTCACAAAGGGGGCGAAGACGCACGACTTCCACATCGGCAACCCCAGCTCCCTAACACGACGCAATCAAGTGGTCTCCTTGAAATGGGCGGATGTCAAAAAACACCTCCCCGCCGCAACGGCGCAAAACACCGCCGTGATGGACCGGGTCAGCGGCTACTTCCTGCCGGTGCAGAACTTCGACGACTCTCTGCTGGTCCAGGTTTCCCTGATGCCCGGGGAATCGCGCAAGTTCACCTTGTTCGTTTTGGAAAACGGCCAGCCCGCCCACTTCCCCAGCCGCCTCCACGCCCGTTTCGTCCCCGAGAGGCTCGATGACTTCGCCTGGGAAAACGACCGCATGGCATTCCGCATGTACGGCCCCGCGCTCGTCGCCGAGGACGGCCGCGGCGGCATCGATGTCTGGACCAAGCGCGTGCGCTACCCCATCGTCGATAAATGGTACAAGGCGGGCCCCACCCAATACCACACCGACCACGGCGAAGGCATGGACGCCTACAAAGTGGGCCAAACCCTCGGCTGCGGCGGACTCGGCTACCTGGACAAGCAGGGCAAGCTCATCCCCAGTCCCGTGTTCGCCACTTCCAAGGTGATTACCAAGGGGCCGCTGCGACTCAAGTTCATCCTGACCTACCCGCCCCTGGCGGTGGACGGAGCCAAGGTCACCGAGACCCGCACCGTCACGATGGACGCCGGCTCACACTTTCTCCACGTCACCTCGTCATTCAAGACGGAGGGAGACAGCGCGGGCATCCGGCCAGTCACCGGCCTCTACGTGCATGACAAAAAATCACTGGCCTACACCGGCGACGAGGAGGCCCAGTCCATTTTCCAGACGAACCACGCCATCGCAGCATGGGAGCCACTCGGCAATCCGGAGGAAAACCACGGCTTCATCGGCACCTCCATTGTCTCAACCCTCCCCGATCTAACAACCAACCTCGTCTGGGACGAGAAGCACCCGCTGGTTCCCCTTGCCCGGGATCTTACCAATCCTGTCTCGTGGTACGCGGGAACATCGTGGAGCCAAGTCGATGCACCACGTAAGATCGACTTTGAAAACCGCGTATTGCGCTTCATCCACGAAAACATCACAGCCCCTCTCAACATCGAATTATAA
- the eda gene encoding bifunctional 4-hydroxy-2-oxoglutarate aldolase/2-dehydro-3-deoxy-phosphogluconate aldolase, producing MQNTDSLAANQEIARQLESHKLVPVIVLDDAKDAAPLAEALVSGGLPVAEVTMRTSAALDAMREISKHPDVLLGAGTVCTAQQVDQAVDCGAKYIICPGMHDEVVVRCQELGVLVIPGVITPSDIARAMSHGLEVVKFFPAEAFGGAKTLKAMAAPYGDMKFVPTGGINEGNVMDYLSMPCVSACGGSWMVERSLIQAGDFSEIESRVRGAVALVRGTK from the coding sequence ATGCAAAACACCGATTCATTAGCAGCAAACCAGGAGATCGCCCGTCAGTTGGAAAGCCACAAGCTGGTTCCGGTCATTGTGCTGGACGACGCCAAGGATGCCGCGCCATTGGCGGAGGCCCTTGTCTCCGGCGGCCTGCCGGTGGCTGAAGTCACCATGCGCACATCGGCCGCCCTGGACGCCATGAGGGAAATCAGCAAGCATCCTGATGTATTGTTGGGCGCGGGGACCGTTTGTACGGCGCAGCAGGTTGACCAGGCGGTGGATTGCGGGGCGAAATACATCATCTGCCCCGGAATGCACGACGAGGTGGTGGTCCGCTGCCAGGAGCTCGGTGTGCTGGTCATTCCCGGCGTCATCACGCCGTCTGACATCGCCAGGGCGATGAGTCACGGCCTTGAGGTTGTTAAGTTCTTTCCAGCAGAGGCGTTTGGCGGCGCCAAGACCTTGAAGGCGATGGCTGCCCCTTACGGCGACATGAAATTCGTGCCAACCGGAGGCATCAATGAGGGGAACGTGATGGACTATCTATCCATGCCGTGTGTTTCCGCCTGTGGCGGCTCATGGATGGTCGAGCGCAGCCTGATCCAGGCCGGTGATTTTTCAGAAATTGAATCCCGTGTGCGTGGTGCTGTCGCACTTGTCCGTGGCACCAAGTAA
- a CDS encoding type II secretion system protein, giving the protein MHIKTSESRHHHGFTLVELLVVIAIIAALVALSFTVVTKMVSRSKTVASVNNLKQLHIAAEGFAGDNHGVFPATYWGDPDSTPPGAGKMYWWQALAPYVYSENTGKLDGTFRDKADPNVSSIKDSQLVGGGWGNISYMPWTNGSVPSSSKMMGISVSRTEDLGGQPYLSTSRNTGTLGVWNEAQYNKYVVPSAAWRDNKIIVLYCDGAVKVVKDPTFQTVAPAMDPDQD; this is encoded by the coding sequence ATGCACATTAAAACATCTGAATCCAGGCACCACCATGGTTTTACCCTGGTGGAGCTATTAGTCGTGATCGCCATCATTGCCGCGTTGGTTGCATTGTCTTTCACCGTGGTGACCAAGATGGTGTCGAGGAGCAAGACGGTTGCATCCGTGAACAATTTGAAACAACTCCACATAGCCGCTGAAGGTTTTGCTGGTGATAACCATGGTGTTTTTCCCGCCACGTATTGGGGGGACCCTGATTCAACCCCTCCTGGTGCCGGGAAAATGTATTGGTGGCAGGCTCTGGCACCTTATGTCTACAGTGAAAATACCGGAAAGCTGGATGGGACGTTTCGTGACAAGGCTGATCCCAATGTTAGTTCAATCAAAGATAGCCAGCTGGTAGGCGGGGGATGGGGGAATATCAGCTACATGCCATGGACCAACGGGAGCGTTCCTTCGTCCAGTAAAATGATGGGTATCAGTGTTTCGCGCACTGAAGACCTGGGGGGGCAGCCCTACCTGTCGACATCCCGAAACACGGGCACGCTCGGTGTGTGGAACGAGGCCCAGTACAACAAGTATGTGGTGCCAAGCGCCGCGTGGCGTGATAACAAGATCATCGTGCTCTACTGCGATGGAGCTGTAAAGGTTGTCAAAGACCCCACGTTCCAAACAGTGGCTCCCGCAATGGATCCAGATCAGGATTGA
- a CDS encoding IclR family transcriptional regulator: MNEYRIPSIANTCAIFQLLTSSRKAMTTSAIAKELDLPRTSVFRIMRTLEVEGMVRCIDKSYVMGHRLINLGLQVVSQIPERNLCVPILQALTKATQESSHFAILSGANALLIEVCDSPHALRVASRPGTLADMHCSASGKVMLAYSTKEARNDLLDRIKFVKRTENTHTSKESLLPELDEIRRVGYAVDDVEYHDHVRCLGAPVFNALNQVVGVIGITAAKSRFTKALIPEVSKKVIAAANDLSKKLGHQQS, translated from the coding sequence ATGAACGAATACCGCATCCCCAGCATTGCCAACACCTGTGCTATCTTCCAGCTTTTAACTTCAAGCCGGAAAGCCATGACGACAAGTGCCATCGCAAAGGAGCTGGATCTCCCCCGAACCTCCGTCTTCAGGATCATGAGGACCCTGGAGGTGGAGGGCATGGTGCGCTGTATCGACAAGAGCTACGTGATGGGACACCGCCTGATCAACCTGGGGCTGCAAGTCGTCTCGCAGATCCCCGAGCGCAATCTTTGTGTGCCGATTCTTCAGGCACTGACCAAGGCGACGCAGGAGTCGTCCCACTTCGCCATCCTGTCGGGCGCCAACGCACTGCTCATCGAGGTGTGCGACAGCCCGCACGCGCTTCGCGTGGCCAGCCGGCCCGGCACCCTGGCGGACATGCACTGCTCGGCCTCCGGCAAGGTGATGCTCGCATACTCCACCAAGGAGGCGCGCAATGATTTGCTGGACCGCATCAAGTTCGTCAAGAGGACGGAAAACACCCACACCAGCAAGGAGTCGCTCCTTCCCGAGCTCGACGAGATACGCCGCGTCGGATACGCCGTTGACGACGTCGAATACCACGATCACGTCCGCTGCCTTGGCGCACCGGTGTTCAACGCCCTGAACCAAGTGGTGGGGGTGATCGGCATCACGGCTGCCAAGTCCCGTTTTACCAAGGCACTCATTCCCGAAGTCTCCAAAAAGGTCATCGCTGCCGCCAATGACCTCTCCAAAAAGCTCGGTCACCAACAAAGCTAA
- the kduI gene encoding 5-dehydro-4-deoxy-D-glucuronate isomerase, which produces MNKQTTADDISYKALDTSGLRDRFLLQDLFSEGQLQLTYTDLDRAIVGSAVPTLEPLVLAAADALRANYFCERRELGVINLGQNGTITVDGTSYDMAKQECLYIGRGSKDISFASSSASEPAQFYLLSYPAHADYPTTHAGIEDANLLELGAPETANERHLYQYIHQNGIQSCQLVMGFTVIQTGSTWNTMPPHTHDRRSEVYLYFDIDPEHRVAHFMGHPDETRVLWMSEKDVALSPSWSVHCGAGTGNYSFVWGMGGENQDFDDMDGFPLETLR; this is translated from the coding sequence ATGAACAAGCAAACAACGGCTGACGACATCAGCTACAAAGCACTCGACACCTCCGGTCTGCGCGACCGCTTCCTTCTGCAAGATCTCTTTTCCGAGGGGCAACTGCAACTCACCTACACCGATCTTGATCGTGCTATTGTCGGCTCGGCAGTACCAACGCTGGAGCCACTCGTGCTCGCCGCAGCCGATGCCCTGCGCGCCAACTACTTCTGTGAACGCCGTGAGCTCGGCGTGATCAACCTCGGACAAAACGGCACCATCACCGTCGATGGCACCAGCTATGACATGGCGAAACAGGAGTGCCTCTACATCGGCCGCGGCAGCAAGGACATCTCCTTCGCCAGCAGCTCCGCCAGCGAACCCGCGCAGTTTTACCTCCTCAGCTATCCGGCGCACGCGGATTACCCGACCACCCATGCCGGAATCGAGGACGCCAACCTGCTGGAACTCGGCGCACCTGAAACAGCCAACGAACGCCACCTCTATCAGTATATCCACCAGAACGGCATCCAAAGCTGCCAGTTGGTGATGGGATTCACCGTGATCCAGACCGGCAGCACCTGGAACACGATGCCACCGCACACCCACGACCGCCGCTCCGAGGTCTATCTCTACTTCGATATCGACCCCGAACACCGCGTCGCCCACTTCATGGGCCATCCGGACGAAACCCGCGTGCTCTGGATGTCTGAAAAAGACGTCGCCCTGTCGCCATCCTGGTCGGTCCACTGCGGCGCGGGCACCGGCAATTACTCCTTCGTCTGGGGCATGGGTGGTGAAAACCAGGACTTCGACGACATGGACGGGTTTCCACTGGAAACATTACGCTAA